Genomic window (Moraxella haemolytica):
CCGTCAACCAACCTTTTTGGCAAATACTGACAGTGGTCATTCAACGCCACATAGCACTTTTAAACACCTTATCAATTATCAGCAAAATAACCCACCATCAGGCTACTATCCGATAGCCACAGGTGCAGATGCCCTAGATGCTCGTAGCTCATTGACCAAGATGGCAAAATCCACCATTGATATCCAATATTACATTTGGCACAATGATAAAGCAGGACGCAAAATGATAAAGGAGTTATGGCAGGCGGCAGAGTGTGGGGTCGTTGTACGGCTATTGCTTGATGACTTTAATAGCTCGCCTACGCTTGATGAGTTACTACTGGCATTTGATCAACACCCCAATGTCGCCGTCAGACTTAGCAATCCTTTTGCTCATCGCCGATTCAAAGCCATCGACTTTTTGACCAACCCTACTCGAATCAATCGCCGTATGCACAACAAAAGCATGACTTTTGATAATGAGCTTAGTATCATCGGTGGTCGCAATATTGGCAACGAATACCTAAATCATCACAAAAATAACAACTTTGCCGACTTAGATGTACTGCTAGCAGGTTCTGTGGTGAAAGACATCAATCAAAGTTTTGAGCAATATTGGTCATCGCCATTAAGCTATGACATACGCACACTGGTCAAACCTTCGCCAAAAAAGCTGTCTGACCTCATTGAAGATGATATGACCGATGACACCAATTCCCGCACAAACCCATTTACCCAGACCATTGCTTTTCGTTGGGCTGATATTGAATTTTTGGTTGATGATGTTGGCAAGCTAGATAAAAGTGCATCACTGGACGAGCATTTGGTCAGTTTACTACAACATAAGCTCGGTCATCCCAATAAACGCATCAGTATCATCTCATCATACTTTGTACCCACCAAAGATGGGGTGCTAACGCTTAGACGATTGGCAAGAAGTGGTGTAAAAATTAACATTTTGACCAATTCTTTTGATGCCTCCGATGTAGGGGTGGTACATGCAGGGTATGGACATTGGCGACACGATTTACTTGCAGCAGGGATTAATCTGTATGAAATAAAATCCACTGCCATCAATACCAAACAGAATGACAATAAATTTTGGCGTACCAAACAAATCACCACAACCAGTTTACACGCCAAAGCCTTTGCCATCGATGATGAGCAGGTATTTATCGGCTCATACAATATTGACCCTCGCTCGGCAAACATTAACACCGAGCTTGGTGTGCTGATTTATGATGAAAGATTGGCAATGCAGCTGCATAACGCCCTACAAAATCAAAAAATCCTAAACCAAGCCTATAAAGTTGTACTGACCAAACAAAATACGCTAGAGTGGCACACCTTAGAAGATGGTAAATACACTGTTTATACCAATGAACCCAACATGAGCCTAAAAGACCGAGCAGGCGTGGCATTGATGGCAATAATGCCAATAGACTGGTTATTATGATGTCATTCTAATAAAAGCGGTTTTGTTGTTAGTTCTTGATGGTCTATTGGAAGGGAAAGTAAGACAAGTTTAAATTATAACACCTTTATCACTCATCAACAATGCAGAAAATGCCCCACTCAATGCTATACCAATCAAGTGAATGCTTATGCTTAGCCCTTAAATAACAAAAA
Coding sequences:
- a CDS encoding phospholipase D-like domain-containing protein, which translates into the protein MLNSSFSIYSLVSLLTLSVSMTACQTLPSNAHLNKSTQLTQKAHSRQPTFLANTDSGHSTPHSTFKHLINYQQNNPPSGYYPIATGADALDARSSLTKMAKSTIDIQYYIWHNDKAGRKMIKELWQAAECGVVVRLLLDDFNSSPTLDELLLAFDQHPNVAVRLSNPFAHRRFKAIDFLTNPTRINRRMHNKSMTFDNELSIIGGRNIGNEYLNHHKNNNFADLDVLLAGSVVKDINQSFEQYWSSPLSYDIRTLVKPSPKKLSDLIEDDMTDDTNSRTNPFTQTIAFRWADIEFLVDDVGKLDKSASLDEHLVSLLQHKLGHPNKRISIISSYFVPTKDGVLTLRRLARSGVKINILTNSFDASDVGVVHAGYGHWRHDLLAAGINLYEIKSTAINTKQNDNKFWRTKQITTTSLHAKAFAIDDEQVFIGSYNIDPRSANINTELGVLIYDERLAMQLHNALQNQKILNQAYKVVLTKQNTLEWHTLEDGKYTVYTNEPNMSLKDRAGVALMAIMPIDWLL